TGTAATGCAAAGTCTCAGCAGATGTGGTCACAAACATGACATCAGAGCTTTGCAGTCACCATCTGACCCCAGCGGACCATGTAAATTGTattttaaaaccttttaaaGATTTTGCTCTACAGATTTctgatttttcttaaaaatttaAACTATCACAAGCTTTAGGTTACTTGAGACATACCTTCTGGGTGACAGAAGCACAAcagcatatatacacacagagcaCTGCATGCTTAATgaacacagatttaaaaaaaataaataaataaagctccAAACTTCTTCCAAGTTATCTGCAATAACTATAATTTCAATATCAACAATTTCTATTTAATCAAAGATCAAAGACTCACCATGGCATCGGCACGGTGCTTCATCCTTTTGGCTTCATGTAAGTAGTACTCAGCATGGTGAGgactgaaaaaaaagataaacacaCAATAACGTTGATTACAGACTGTAAAGACTATTTTATGACATCATGTAGAGTATATTGGGTGATATAAGGAAAAATGTAATGATCTCAAAATTAAAGTACTGAATGTTGGAGATATTTTTCAATTAAAAAGTATGTTAGCAAAGCAAACTAAATGTAGTTTGAATATTCAGCATTTACACTTGGGTAAATCAAATGACCTTATCTACTGTGaaacatttttgtgtttatcGCAAAGGTCTAGAATAGTTCAAAATTTTAAAAGACAtgaacaaaatgtaatcaagtgGCCCTTGACAACTTCATTATGATCTAATTACACATTGTCTGAAATGCAGTCTGGGTTAATTATAGTGATTTTTTGTAATCTTATTACAAAATCCTGTTTACATATCATCACTGAGATTACATAGACTGTCattctgtgtgtttatatgtcagaaaggCAGCGTGGGCTGTGCAGGAATGGACTGTGTGGACTACGCGGGATTGCTCACGTTTCGTGGTTTGGCACATTCCCCATGTGTGCTGCAGTGCTCCAGGACTCAGGTGGTGGCTGGGGCTGCTTCGACACTTTCACACACTCCACTTCCATCTTGGGCTGAGTGCACGAAAGGAGACGGGATGAGCAAAAATGGTTGGAATAAGTGGAGTTGGCGTTATTTAGAGTAGCTGTTTATGCTACCTTTATCGCAGAATCTCTGTTCTTGTCCTTGTTCTTGTGGGTGTGATGCTGCTCTGCAGCTTTTGTTTTGGAGTTAGACTTGGGGAGCTCAGGGCTCTGGGGCCGGGGAGACAAGGGAGACAGTGGAGACAGCGGCCTCTTACTGTCCAAATCATCCTCCACACACCTGATTGATAAAAATACCACATAATATGGGATTAAATTGCATCGGTGCAACTGGGTGTGCATGCAACTTGGCTCTATGTGCAAACTGAAGTGTATCGTCATGGTTTTTCTTACCCACTGTCCACGGTATCAGTCGTTACGGTCTCAGCTGTGAAAGATGACGACTCTGTGTGCCCTGAGGTTTTGTCTGCATAACTCCtcttgttttctctgtgtgGCACACCATTCTCCAGCtggtcacacacaaacacacatgtgcaTCATGAGATCATACAAAAGTATTCAAATTACATTTTTCCTACAGAACACAATGATTTATTCTAATTTGTGTGGACATGCACGTCACATTCGGCAAAGAATGAAAGGAAACACTGTCTACCTTGCGCTTTCTTGTGCTGTCTTTAGTCGGTGTCTCAGGGACGTGCAGGTGTTTCATAGCCTCACTTTGCTTGTCCTTGGCTGATaaagatgaggaggaagaggaggtttTTTTAGGAGTGGATTGAGTAGCAGTGTCTGGGACCCTCTTGAGAAGACAGAGGTCTATGTGCACCACCAGATTTCGGAGCCCTCGCTGGGAGGGGGGTGCAGCCTTGTCCCCTCGCCCAAAGGGGACGAGGGTGTAGAGTTTTTGCTTCCCCGCAGTTTGCTGGTCCTCACTCGGGTTACCTGAGCTGGGTCGTCTGTGCTGCACCACCTTAGGCCGGCTGGCGTCAGGCCTTCCTGGGCCCTGTTGCCCTGTCTTGGCGAGTTTCCTCTGAGAGGTGGAGTCTGCTGGAACTTTGGTAATCGGAGCTTGAAATTCAGATTCAGAATCTGAACTTGATGAGGACgaagaagaggatgaggaggatgtTCTCTGAGGAGTTGGGGACCGTGAAGACGAAGGAGGCGATGGGTCTGGCTGGAACTGTCTCTCCTCCTCACTTCTTCCCCGCTTTTTTGTCCCCCCTTGCTGATGTGAGTGGTTGGTAGGGACTTTCTGTTTGGCCTCCCATTTATGTCGCTGTTGTTGCTCCTCCCTTTTCCTCCGACTTTCCTCTCTTGccgtctcctctctcctcctgacCTGTTCTGTCactccttcctcctcttccccctcctcttcttcagCCGAACTCTGGATCCAGGACCGTCTCAATAGCTGCTCCTCCGCCAGCCTCCTGTCTTCCTTTTGCTCCCGTTTCCcttgctgtttttccttttgtctaTCTTCCTTTCGCTCGTGTTTTCTCCCCTCTCCTGTGGTCAGATGATCTCTTCTGCGTTCCACGTCCTGTTCCttagtttggggttttttcggTGTTGTTTTCGCGTGATTAACATTCACAGTGGTGGGGGCAGTGGCCTCCCAAGACTTGGACCTGTGTTTCTTGAGGCCAGGGATGGACTGAGAGTTTGGCCCACAACCAGAATTACTAGCAGCTCTGGAGGTAGATTGAGGATTATGACTAGGATTGATTTCACGACCAGTAGGGACTAAATGCTTTGCTCTTGTGGGGCTTTGTTGAGAATTTGGTTGAAATGGAGGTCGGGGCTTGTGACTGGACCTGCTTCCCTGGATTTGCTCAAACTGTGATGTGTTTCTAGTTTGGGACGCATCAGCCAGCTGTTTAGAGTTTGGATAAAAGTTAGGCTTGGGTCTAGATTTGTGGCTTTGATTCTGACTAGAGTTTAAAACGACAGAAGCCTTTGATTTAGTCTGGCTTTGGCCTTGGTCCTGTGGTGGTCGAGTCTTGGGCCTGTGTTTGTGAGGTGGCTGAAGATGAGTATTACTCGTGGACTTGATATTTGTATTAGTGTCAGGCACCGGGGCGATCCATGGCCTAATTTTTATCCTGTGGGAATTGGTTGATTGACTAGGTTGAGGTTGGTTCTGACTCTGAAACTCAGGGTAGTGACAAACCCTGGAAGGAGCAGGTATACTGGGACTCGGGCTTCTTGGAGGATCTCTAGCTATAGGGCTAGGACTACGGCTGTCTCTTATTGTCCCACATGGACTCGGGCAAATACTTAGAACTGGACTTGGAATTGGGCTGTGCCTTGGACTAGGGCTGGGACTTTGACAGGTGCTGGTAAATGGGCTCGGACTAGGACAGTAGCTGTAACCAGGACTTGGAAGGgggctgttgttgttgctgtaacTGAACTGTGGGCTGGGAATAGGGCTTTGGCTAGGGCTGTATTCCTGATTGCTGTCAAATGACCTTGCTGGGGATGGGGCTTGGTGGGTGTGGGGAGAGTGCAGGCGTCCTGGAATAGTCTGGGAGGGATTTTGCTCAGTGCTGGCACATTTTTTCCGCGACTTCTTCAGCCATTTATCTAACTGCCACTGGGCAGCAGGGGGGTGATCAGGcttaagaaaacacagaaacagagagagataaaaagacaaattaatCATAAAATATTGATG
This DNA window, taken from Oreochromis niloticus isolate F11D_XX linkage group LG16, O_niloticus_UMD_NMBU, whole genome shotgun sequence, encodes the following:
- the aff3 gene encoding AF4/FMR2 family member 4 encodes the protein MFSCEWPVTLMWPPHKSMLADDLKLSSDDEETPTVIHESTSWDRHSLSAQRAHTHGRRVRHSSSDSSGSDSTNESGSSSFHSRSPSRSPEVHPDPESPANMQPLCNNKEPDHPPAAQWQLDKWLKKSRKKCASTEQNPSQTIPGRLHSPHTHQAPSPARSFDSNQEYSPSQSPIPSPQFSYSNNNSPLPSPGYSYCPSPSPFTSTCQSPSPSPRHSPIPSPVLSICPSPCGTIRDSRSPSPIARDPPRSPSPSIPAPSRVCHYPEFQSQNQPQPSQSTNSHRIKIRPWIAPVPDTNTNIKSTSNTHLQPPHKHRPKTRPPQDQGQSQTKSKASVVLNSSQNQSHKSRPKPNFYPNSKQLADASQTRNTSQFEQIQGSRSSHKPRPPFQPNSQQSPTRAKHLVPTGREINPSHNPQSTSRAASNSGCGPNSQSIPGLKKHRSKSWEATAPTTVNVNHAKTTPKKPQTKEQDVERRRDHLTTGEGRKHERKEDRQKEKQQGKREQKEDRRLAEEQLLRRSWIQSSAEEEEGEEEEGVTEQVRRREETAREESRRKREEQQQRHKWEAKQKVPTNHSHQQGGTKKRGRSEEERQFQPDPSPPSSSRSPTPQRTSSSSSSSSSSSSDSESEFQAPITKVPADSTSQRKLAKTGQQGPGRPDASRPKVVQHRRPSSGNPSEDQQTAGKQKLYTLVPFGRGDKAAPPSQRGLRNLVVHIDLCLLKRVPDTATQSTPKKTSSSSSSLSAKDKQSEAMKHLHVPETPTKDSTRKRKLENGVPHRENKRSYADKTSGHTESSSFTAETVTTDTVDSGCVEDDLDSKRPLSPLSPLSPRPQSPELPKSNSKTKAAEQHHTHKNKDKNRDSAIKPKMEVECVKVSKQPQPPPESWSTAAHMGNVPNHETPHHAEYYLHEAKRMKHRADAMVDKLGKAVNYVDAALSFMECGKAMEEGPLEAKSPYTMYSETVELIRYAMKLKSHSGPGARQEDKQLAVLCFRCLALLYWQMFRLKKDHALKYSKVLLDYFKSSPKVPTTPPGWSDSGKGTGGPPSSLSPNAKHLARVSHEGSSSASLISIPHRIHQMAATHLNITNSVLYSYEYWEVADNLAKENKEFFNYLNTLSGPLTLHSSIAHAVQYTRQALQWIRISAKLN